The Benincasa hispida cultivar B227 chromosome 9, ASM972705v1, whole genome shotgun sequence genome has a segment encoding these proteins:
- the LOC120085480 gene encoding LOW QUALITY PROTEIN: DExH-box ATP-dependent RNA helicase DExH12-like (The sequence of the model RefSeq protein was modified relative to this genomic sequence to represent the inferred CDS: inserted 2 bases in 2 codons; deleted 2 bases in 1 codon; substituted 2 bases at 2 genomic stop codons), translating to MAYLSGGAEAYDRLKNHDYRAASLVLASDSRRSDTHEPTGEPESLWRNIDAKNFGDRVCRGTPLHKRKMKVGHYAHWPGKRRRTVLTSTEDEGVYMPKTKQTRAAYEAMLGLIQQQLGGQPLSIVTAAADETLAVLKDETFKNPNKKEEIEKLLNPIPNHVFHQLVSIGRLITDYSDGIDTAGPASANGDGTLDDGIGFTVEFEENEEEEESDLDMVQEDEEDEDDVAEHNGSGAVQMDGGIDDDDLQENDDDGGMDLNVQDIDAYWLQRKISQAYEQQIDPQKCQNLAEEVLKILAEGDDREIETKLLVHLQFEKFSLIKFLIRNRLKVVWCIRLARSEDQEERKKIEEKMMHLGPGLVAILEQLHSTRATAKERQMNLEKSIREEARQLKPVERDIDNRGLTVKTQLLALDSIAFQQASHLMGNNKCVLPDGSYRHLSKGYKEIYVPKLTPKPFDSEEKFVKIASMPDWAQLAFKGMTQLNRVQSKVYETALFKADNVLLCAPTGAGKTNVAVLTILQQIALHTNPDGSYNHNENKIVYIAPMKALVAEIVGILSDRLQDYGVKVRELSGDQTLTRQQIEETQIIVTTPEKWDIVTRKSGDRTYMQLVKLLIIDEIHLLHDNRGPVLESIVARTVRQIEMTQEHIRLVGLSATLPNYEDVAFFLRVDPKKGMFYFDNSYRPVPLSQVYNIGLTVKKPLQRFQLMNDLCYQKVTKVAGKHQVLIFVHSRKETSKTAHAIRDSALANDTLGAFKHDSASREIFHTHTDLVKSNDLKDLLPYGFAVHHSGMTRVDRQLVEELFRDGHIQVLVSTATLAWGVNLPAHTVIIKGTQIYNPEKGAWTELSPLDVMQMLGRAGRPQFDSSGEGIIITGHGELRYYLSLMNQQLPIESQFVSKLADQLNAEIVLGTVQNAREACNWLGYTYLYVRMLRNPTLYGLAPDALTRDITLEGRRADLIHSAATILDKNNLVKYDRKSGYFQVTDLGRVASYYYITHGTISTYNEHLKPMMGDIELCRLFALSEEFKYVAVRQDEKVELAKLLECVPIPIKESLEEPSAKINVLLQAYISQLKLEALSLTSDMVFITQSAGWLMRALFEIVLKRGWAQLAVKALNLCKMVSKRMWGVQTPLRQFYGIPNDILMKLEKKDLAWEQYYDLSSQELGELVRAPXMGRTLHKFIHQFPKLNLAAHVQPITRTVLRVKLTITPDFQWEDKVHGYVESFWVLVEDNDGEFIHHYEYFLLKKQYIDEDHTLNFTVPICELLPPQYFIRVVSDRWLGSQTILPLSFKHLILPEKFLPPTELLDLQPLPVTALRNPSYEALYQDFKHFNPVQTXAFTVLYNTDENVLVAAPTGSGKTICVEFAMLRNHQKGQDNIFCAVYIASIEALAKESFRDWDKKFGKGLGIHVVELTGETITDLKLLEKGQIIISTAEKWDALSRRWKQHKHVQQVSLFIIDELHLIGGQGGSVLEVIVSRMRYIASQIENKIRILAFSTSLANVKDIGDWIGATSHGLFNFAPGVRPVPLEIHIQVVDIANFESRMQAMTKPTYTAIVQHAKNGKPALVFVPTRKHVRLAAVDIMTYSRADNGEKLPFLLRSLEDIEPFVDKIHDEMLKXLLRHGVGYLHEGLCSLDQEVVTQLFQAGWIQVCVISSSMCWGVQLLAHLVVVMGTQYYHGRENAQSDYPVTDLMQMMGHASRPLLDKSGKCVILCHAPCKEYYKKFLYEPLPVESHLHHFLHDNINAEIVAGTIENKQDAVDYIRWTLMYRRLTQNPNYYNLQGVSHQHLSDHLSELVENTLSDLEASKCIVIEDDVDLSPSNNGMIASYYVSYTTIERFSLSLTAKTKMKCLLEILASASEYALLPIRPGEEELIRRLINHQRFSFENLKCTDPHIKANALLQAHFLRQSVGGNLALDQREXVISASKLLQAMVDVISSNGWLSLALLAMEVSQMVIQGLWEQDSMLLQLPHFTKELAKRFQENPGKNIETVFDLMEMEDEERRELLQMSDSQLLDIACFCNRFPNIDVAYEVLDGENVAAGENIALQVTLERDLDGRTEVGPVDASRYPKAKEEGWWLVVGDTKSNQLLAIKMVSLQRKLKVKLDFTAPQDTGKKPYTLYFMCDSYLGCDQEYNFMVDVKDAGPFDEEE from the exons ATGGCTTATTTGAGTGGCGGTGCTGAGGCTTATGATCGTCTCAAGAACCATGATTATCGAGCCGCCAGTTTGGTCCTGGCCAGTGACTCCCGCCGAAGCGATACACATGAACCCACCGGCGAGCCGGAGTCGCTTTGGAGAAATATTGACGCTAAAAACTTTGGTGATAGGGTTTGTAGAGGGACGCCCTTGCACAAGAGAAAGATGAAAGTAGGTCACTATGCGCATTGGCCAGGCAAGCGCCGTCGTACCGTTCTTACTTCTACGGAAGACGAAGGTGTTTACATGCCCAAGACTAAGCAGACCAGGGCGGCTTACGAGGCGATGCTCGGTCTCATTCAACAACAATTGGGCGGCCAACCCTTGAGCATTGTAACGGCCGCGGCCGATGAGACTTTGGCGGTTCTTAAAGACGAGACGTTCAAGAACCCTAACAAGAAAGAAGAGATCGAGAAATTATTGAACCCTATTCCAAACCACGTGTTCCATCAGTTGGTATCCATTGGGAGGCTTATTACTGATTATTCAGATGGGATCGATACTGCCGGACCTGCGTCAGCTAATGGAGATGGTACTCTTGACGACGGTATAGGTTTCACTGTTGAATTTGAGGAGAACGAGGAGGAGGAAGAGAGCGATCTCGACATGGTCCAggaggatgaagaagacgaGGATGATGTGGCAGAGCATAACGGTTCTGGCGCCGTGCAGATGGACGGTGGAATCGATGACGATGACTTGCaggaaaatgatgatgatgggGGTATGGACCTTAATGTTCAGGATATTGATGCTTACTGGCTGCAGAGGAAAATCTCTCAGGCTTACGAGCAACAAATTGATCCACAGAAATGCCAGAATCTTGCGGAAGAGGTACTGAAGATACTGGCTGAAGGTGATGATCGGGAAATTGAAACCAAGTTGTTGGTGCACCTCCAGTTTGAAAAATTCAGCCTTATAAAATTTCTTATACGAAACCGGTTGAAGGTTGTATGGTGCATCCGTTTGGCTAGGTCTGAAGACCaagaagagagg aaaaaaattgaggagAAAATGATGCATCTGGGTCCAGGTTTAGTTGCAATCCTCGAGCAGCTGCATTCTACTAGAGCAACAGCGAAAGAGCGGCAAATGAATTTAGAGAAGAGCATCAGAGAAGAGGCTCGTCAATTGAAGCCCGTTGAGAGAGATATAGACAACCGGGGGTTGACTGTAAAGACCCAATTGCTTGCTCTTGACAGTATTGCATTTCAACAAGCTAGTCATTTGATGGGAAACAACAAATGTGTACTTCCTGATGGATCATACAGACATCTCAGTAAGGGTTACAAAGAGATTTATGTACCTAAACTGACTCCAAAGCCTTTTGATAGCGAAGAGAAATTTGTTAAAATTGCTTCCATGCCAGATTGGGCACAACTAGCTTTTAAGGGAATGACTCAGTTAAATAGGGTGCAGAGTAAAGTCTACGAGACTGCCCTCTTTAAAGCCGATAATGTTCTCTTGTGCGCCCCCACTGGTGCCGGGAAAACCAATGTCGCAGTCCTTACCATACTACAGCAGATTGCGCTGCACACAAATCCAGATGGTTCGTACAACCACAATGAAAATAAGATTGTATATATTGCACCTATGAAAGCCCTTGTTGCTGAAATTGTTGGCATTCTGTCTGATCGCTTGCAGGACTATGGTGTCAAAGTACGGGAACTTAGTGGAGATCAGACATTGACTCGTCAACAGATTGAGGAGACTCAAATAATTGTTACAACTCCTGAGAAGTGGGATATTGTTACTAGGAAGTCCGGTGATCGCACATACATGCAGCTTGTAAAGCTTTTGATTATTGATgagattcatcttcttcatgatAACAGAGGTCCTGTGCTTGAAAGCATTGTCGCCAGAACAGTGAGGCAGATTGAGATGACTCAGGAGCATATTCGCTTGGTGGGATTATCAGCCACACTCCCTAACTATGAAGATGTAGCATTCTTTTTGCGAGTTGATCCAAAAAAAGGTATGTTTTATTTTGACAATAGCTATAGACCTGTCCCGCTCTCTCAAGTGTATAATATTGGATTAACTGTGAAGAAGCCATTGCAGAGGTTCCAGTTGATGAACGATCTCTGTTATCAGAAGGTAACGAAGGTTGCAGGAAAACATCAGGTTCTTATATTTGTCCATTCAAGGAAAGAAACATCCAAAACAGCTCATGCTATACGAGATTCTGCTCTTGCCAATGATACACTTGGTGCATTCAAGCACGACAGTGCTAGCCGTGAGATTTTTCACACTCATACAGATTTAGTTAAAAGTAATGATCTCAAAGATCTTCTTCCCTATGGTTTTGCAGTTCATCATTCTGGGATGACAAGGGTTGATCGCCAACTTGTTGAGGAACTTTTTCGTGATGGTCATATTCAAGTTTTGGTTTCAACAGCTACTCTTGCTTGGGGTGTGAACCTGCCAGCTCATACTGTGATTATCAAGGGAACCCAGATTTACAATCCAGAGAAAGGAGCATGGACTGAGTTAAGTCCACTAGATGTTATGCAGATGCTGGGTCGTGCAGGAAGACCTCAATTTGATTCTAGTGGGGAGGGAATAATCATCACAGGGCACGGTGAATTACGGTACTATCTTTCACTAATGAACCAACAGCTACCAATTGAAAGTCAGTTTGTGTCCAAATTGGCTGATCAATTAAATGCAGAAATTGTTCTTGGGACTGTTCAAAATGCAAGAGAAGCGTGTAATTGGCTTGGATATACTTACTTGTATGTTCGTATGCTAAGGAATCCCACCCTTTATGGACTAGCACCTGATGCTCTTACAAGGGATATAACTTTGGAAGGCAGGAGAGCTGATTTG ATTCATTCAGCTGCTACaattttagataaaaataaTCTGGTGAAGTATGATCGAAAAAGTGGGTATTTTCAAGTTACGGATTTGGGTCGTGTTGCTAGCTACTACTATATAACACATGGAACAATATCTACTTACAATGAGCATTTGAAGCCGATGATGGGAGATATTGAACTATGTCGTTTGTTTGCATTGAGTGAAGAATTTAAATATGTAGCGGTGCGGCAAGACGAGAAAGTGGAATTAGCGAAGTTGTTGGAATGTGTTCCAATTCCTATCAAGGAAAGCTTGGAGGAACCCAGTGCCAAGATCAATGTTTTGCTGCAAGCGTATATATCTCAGTTAAAGCTGGAAGCGCTGTCATTGACATCTGACATGGTGTTCATAACTCAG AGTGCTGGATGGCTTATGCGGGCTCTTTTTGAGATTGTTTTGAAACGAGGATGGGCACAACTTGCTGTGAAGGCCTTGAACTTGTGTAAGATGGTGAGTAAAAGGATGTGGGGTGTCCAGACACCTCTTCGGCAATTTTATGGTATCCCAAATGATATTCTCATGAAGCTGGAGAAGAAGGATTTGGCTTGGGAACAGTATTACGATCTCTCTTCGCAAGAACTAGGTGAGCTTGTACGTGCCCCATAAATGGGAAGAACTCTTCATAAGTTCATCCATCAATTCCCAAAATTAAATCTTGCTGCACATGTTCAGCCAATTACACGCACTGTTCTGAGAGTTAAACTCACAATAACACCAGACTTCCAATGGGAGGACAAGGTTCATGGATATGTAGAGTCATTTTGGGTGCTTGTGGAGGATAATGATGGTGAATTCATTCATCATTACGAATATTTCTTGTTGAAGAAGCAGTATATTGATGAGGACCACACCTTGAATTTCACGGTGCCAATATGTGAACTGCTACCCCCGCAGTACTTCATACGTGTTGTGTCAGATAGATGGCTAGGATCACAAACTATTTTGCCCCTCTCTTTTAAGCACCTCATTCTGCCAGAAAAGTTCCTCCCTCCAACGGAGCTGTTAGACTTACAACCTCTTCCCGTGACTGCGTTGAGAAATCCATCTTATGAAGCTCTTTATCAAGATTTCAAGCATTTCAATCCTGTTCAGACTTGAGCCTTTACTGTGCTATATAACACCGATGAAAATGTTTTAGTTGCGGCACCAACTGGAAGTGGAAAAACTATCTGTGTGGAGTTTGCTATGTTACGGAATCATCAGAAAGGACAGGATAACATATTTTGTGCTGTCTATATTGCCTCGATAGAAGCTCTTGCCAAAGAAAGTTTCAGGGACTGGGATAAGAAGTTTGGAAAGGGACTTGGGATCCATGTTGTTGAGTTAACAGGGGAAACAATTACAGATTTGAAACTTCTTGAGAAAGGTCAAATAATCATTAGTACCGCAGAGAAATGGGATGCTCTATCTCGTCGTTGGAAGCAGCACAAACATGTTCAACAGGTCAGTCTTTTTATTATTGATGAGCTTCACTTGATTGGAGGTCAAGGTGGTTCTGTATTGGAGGTGATTGTGTCTAGGATGAGATATATTGCAAGTCAGATTGAGAACAAGATTCGAATTCTGGCGTTTTCTACTTCTCTTGCAAATGTAAAAGATATCGGGGATTGGATAGGTGCTACTTCGCATGGTCTCTTCAATTTTGCACCTGGTGTTCGTCCTGTGCCTTTGGAAATTCATATTCAGGTGGTGGATATTGCTAATTTTGAATCTAGAATGCAGGCAATGACAAAGCCAACATACACCGCCATTGTTCAGCATGCAAAGAATGGAAAGCCAGCACTTGTCTTTGTTCCCACAAGAAAGCATGTCAGACTGGCAGCAGTAGATATAATGACATACTCAAGAGCAGACAATGGAGAGAAACTGCCATTTTTGCTAAGATCTCTTGAAGACATTGAACCCTTTGTTGACAAGATTCATGATGAGATGCTAA CCCTTTTACGTCATGGAGTTGGCTATTTACACGAGGGATTGTGTAGCTTGGATCAAGAAGTTGTGACACAACTGTTCCAAGCAGggtggattcaagtttgtgtcATAAGCAGTTCGATGTGTTGGGGTGTTCAATTGTTAGCCCATTTGGTGGTGGTTATGGGAACACAATATTATCATGGAAGGGAAAATGCTCAGTCTGACTACCCTGTTACTGATTTGATGCAGATGATGGGCCATGCCAGTCGACCACTGCTCGATAAATCTGGGAAATGTGTCATTCTCTGTCATGCACCTTGTAAAGAATACTACAAGAAGTTCTTATATGAACCTCTCCCAGTTGAAAGCCACCTACACCATTTCCTCCATGATAATATAAATGCAGAAATTGTTGCTGGAACTATTGAGAACAAGCAAGATGCTGTTGATTATATTAGGTGGACTCTTATGTACAGGAGGTTAACTCAAAATCCCAATTATTATAATCTTCAAGGCGTCAGTCATCAGCATCTTTCTGACCACCTTTCAGAGCTTGTTGAAAACACGCTGAGTGACTTAGAAGCAAGCAAGTGCATTGTCATTGAGGATGATGTGGACCTTTCTCCATCTAATAATGGAATGATAGCATCATATTATGTCAGTTATACTACTATTGAGCGTTTCAGTTTGTCATTAACTGCTAAAACCAAGATGAAGTGTCTTCTGGAGATTCTGGCTTCAGCTTCTGAATATGCATTGCTTCCAATACGCCCGGGTGAAGAAGAGTTGATTCGTAGATTAATTAATCATCAACGATTTTCCTTTGAAAATCTGAAATGTACAGACCCACATATCAAAGCAAATGCTTTGCTGCAGGCACATTTCTTGAGGCAATCTGTTGGTGGTAACTTAGCATTGGATCAACGAG GAGTCATTTCAGCCAGTAAGTTGCTGCAGGCAATGGTGGATGTCATTTCGAGCAATGGTTGGCTGAGCCTTGCCCTTCTTGCTATGGAAGTCAGCCAGATGGTAATCCAGGGCTTGTGGGAGCAGGATTCCATGCTTCTTCAGCTACCACATTTCACAAAGGAGCTGGCCAAGAGATTTCAAGAGAACCCTGGAAAGAACATAGAGACGGTATTTGATCTGATGGAAATGGAGGACGAGGAAAGGCGTGAACTACTTCAGATGTCAGATTCTCAGTTGTTGGATATTGCATGTTTTTGCAATCGATTTCCAAATATTGATGTGGCATATGAGGTACTTGATGGTGAGAATGTTGCAGCTGGGGAGAACATAGCACTGCAAGTTACACTAGAGCGTGATCTTGATGGGAGGACTGAGGTTGGGCCTGTGGATGCTTCGAGGTACCCCAAAGCCAAAGAAGAAGGCTGGTGGCTTGTTGTTGGCGACACAAAGAGTAACCAGCTACTGGCGATTAAGATGGTTTCTCTTCAAAGGAAGTTGAAGGTCAAGCTTGATTTCACTGCACCTCAAGATACTGGAAAGAAACCATACACGCTTTATTTCATGTGCGACTCATACTTGGGTTGCGATCAGGAATATAATTTCATGGTGGATGTCAAAGATGCAGGTCCATTTGATGAAGAAGAGTAG